The genomic interval AGCTGCGAGTGTTTCTTCCAGTCGGAAGGTATAAGGGATGGTATCCGCTTGGAATTGTCCCGGCGCGACCTGTCTGCCCTCAACGGTTCTCCCTCCAGAAAGATTAAACGTAACCCCACCGACGTTTGCTGATGGCACGCGCGTATAAACGTGCAAACTATCACTGGCGAGGTATTTGCTGCTTTGCTCTAAGTAGGCAAAATTGGTAAAATTTGGGGTTATCGCATTTCCGAAGTTCTCAGCATCTAACTGACTTGCTTCATTCGCGAAAGCAAGAGATTGACGTTCAGACGTTAGAATCTGCTTGATTTGCTTTTTGGGGAGAAACCCTTTTGGTACTAATGATAGGATTGAATCTGCGATAACTTCTGCTCCACCCGGCAGCCCTAATGCGGCAGCGATCCCCTCTACAAACCGCTTTCCAGAAGTTGTATTTAGGGAGAGACCCCCGAGACGCGATGTGCCGAAAAGTGGTTGATTCTCGGGCATTATCGGAGTGAAGGGATCTGCAGGTGGCATGACATCCGCTGATGGGGGTTCCACGACGGGTGGCTCTACGACTGGGGGCGTTGTATCCACGGGTGGCTCTACGACTGGGGGTGTCGTATCCACAGGCGGCTCAACTACAGGCGGTTCGACCACAGGTGGTTCCACGACTGGCGGTTCGACCCCTACGTTCAACAATCCTGCAAGTTCGTCAATCGCTTCTACGTCTGCAAGCAAAGACTGTACCTGTGGATCATTGAGCATTGCTTTGAGTGCTTCATCTGTTTTCAGCAATTCTATGAACTTCGGATCTGTGTCCGGTGCAAAATTCAATAGTAGATCTGGAGCCGCGACGACAGTCCCAATGAGTGCGGGATTTCCACTCAAAATCCCTTGGATCTGGTCTGATTTCAGCCCCTCGAGAACATCTGGCAAGACTGCTTGAATATCCTCACGTTGAAGCAACTCGCTGTATTTTGCAGCCACCTGTTGGGCGAGAGAAACTTCTTGCCCGAAAACAGTATTCGGAATTGAAGTGTAAAGAACACACACTGTAAAAATCAAAAAACAAACGAGTGTTCGTTTTTTCATTAACTCATCCTCCTCGTTAAGTCTGCGCGCTCGCAAGACTAAGTACTGAGTTTCTTAGATGGGCAAGCGAGAATACAACTAAAGACGACTGGGGTAGATGTCCGCCCATCCAATCAACATCCTACCAACGAGCGTTAAAATTTCCCGATACCGATGTAGCCATGGGATAGCGTTAATATAGCCTATGGCACAGGTCAAAAACGAATGAAAAGCGGGCATCTGACTTTAGCAATTTGACCCTGCGGGAATTTTTTTATTATTTTAACATAAAGTGGCAAAATTAAGCAAACATTTAATCGTTAAGTATCAGAGAGATTACGTTACACCGGTAAATCGGTAAACAAAATCGTCCTGCAGTTACGTGATGTTTTGTGCAATCGGTAAAAATTTGTTCCCGCCGCATCGGTATATCATCGATTAAATTGCAGTCCGCCTATATAATGATACCACAACTCTTAAAATATGTCAAATCAAAATTTCAAATTTTCGTAGAGATTTCTGGCTATTTTCGTAGAAATCCACAATCTATTTGACATATTACCAAAAAACGCTTAAACTGTCAAGAAAAATAACGCCGGAGAAAAAAATGGCTATCTTGACTGAATCTGAAAAGAACCAATTGGATCAGCACGGTTTTTTGCTATTGGAAAGTCTGATACCTCCAGATACAACAACGGAACTTCGGGAATACGCTTTATCACTGGCTGTAGCAGAGCAAGAAGCCGGTAAGGGTCATTCATATCTTGCGAATGACAGTGCACAACGGGTCTGGAATCTCGTTGACAAAGGCGAAATATTTGAAGAGGCTATTCAACACCCAAAGATGCTCGCCGCGATGGAGTATTTACTCGGTGCTGATTGCACACTGAGTTCCTTTACAGTCAATGTGCTTTATCCGAGCGCACCGGATGCTGGTCTCCATATAGATTATCCGCTATCCGGACTCCCTACCCCCCGTCCAAACTTTCCTATGGTTGCCAACAGTGTGTGGTTCTTAGATGACTGGACGCTTGAAAATGGTGCAACCAGTTGCGTGCCGGGGAGTCACCGACGGCTCGAAGCGTTACCCGAACCCGGTGTGGCATACGACGATGCGCTGCAGATTTGTGGACCGCGTGGCTCCGTCCTGATCGTCAACGGTGCAATATGGCATGGGTCATCAGAAAATAGAACGAATGAATCGCGTGTTGGGTTACTCGGTTTTTTTTGTCGTTCTATGCTGAAGCCGCAGCAAGCACACCTTGAATTGGTATCGGATGAGGTTATATCACGTGCTACACCGACTTTAAAACGGTTGCTGGGTTTCGATTCGTTGCCGAATACGAACGATTAGTACCTCAAGGGACAACGTGATTTTTTTCCGCCATCACTATCCACTCGGATTTAGGTGTTTTCGGTGCCAATTGGTACATCAATCGGACTGTGATTGTATCCCCAGTCGCACTGGGTAAAGTGTCAAAGATGTAAGTTCTCTCCTCACTTGGGAGAAGACGGTTTTGCGCTTTATCCGAAATTGAGATTTGCTCTGTTTGTCGTTCAATGCCTTCCGGAGAGAGAAGTTTCACTTCAAGAATGATGGTCCGCAATGTGCCACCTGGCAAGATGTGCCCGGTTTTGCTTTGTAGTTTTACACTCGCTTTTTCAGGTGTGATTTCAAGTCGAAGCGTTGCAGCGCGTCTGAGTTGTGCGACACTCCGGCTGCCGCGCCACGTATGCTTTCTGCCTTTGATGCTTTCATAACTGGCTGTGCTTTGGAGTCGTTTGACGACCGGCATGTGGCATGTCGCACAACTCTTATTCCCCTCGGCGAATTTGGAATTGAGAAAACTGGAAACCTGGTCGTGCTCAGGAACGGTCAACTGACCATGGCAGGTACTACAGAGCGTTGTTGGTGAGGTATAGATGGGGTTGGTTATATTCGCATGGAAGTAAGTCTCTGCGCTTGCTTGTGGTCCGTGCATGGCACCTTCAGCATCGAGATGGCAAACGAGGCATGAAACGCCGGTTTCCCGTTGTCCATTTCTCAGTTTTGGCATTTCCCCAATGCCTGTGATGAGAATCGGTTGCGGGGCATGGCACCCGTCACATTTCGTTTCCCTATCCGCAATTTGATTTGCGATTTCCTGATAGATTTCGTCAACCCATGCCTGGGCGTGCATCGAATTTTCCCATTCCCTCCAGATTGCCGGATGACAACTTTTACACTTTCCCTCCTGAAATCCCTGATAGGCTTCTTTCACGCGATCAGTAGCATTCTCAGCACGAAGGGCGAGACTCCCGATTAATGTCACCAATACACATCCGAAGAATCCCAAGCCAATGGTAACTCTGCGTTGACACGTTCTCATAAAGTATCGCGAGCTGGAGCTCGCTCCTACAAAGGAGAGTCGGGAATCGGAGTTCCCTCCTACAAGAAAGCTAAAGAACCTTATAGTGCGTTTAAGAGTGTAAGTGCTGCCGCCTCTCCACTCTGAATACAGTCTGGGATCCCAACCCCATGGTACCCATTTCCTGCGAGTGCTAACCCCGGCAGTGCGCTCGCGAACTGCTCTATACTACTGACAACCTCTTGGTGCCCGACCTGATACTGTGCCATCGCTTGTGCATGTTTAGTAACATCGGCAAACCGCGGGGCGTTTTTCAGTCCGAGAAGTGGTGTTAAATCTGCCTGACACAATTCGATGAGCTCGATCTCAGTTTTTCTGGACGTGGGTTCGCCAACGAAGGCGCGCAGCAGAACGTGATCGGTTGGCGCGCGATTTTCAAATTTAACGCTACTGAAAGAACATCCGATGAGAGAGAGGTTTTCCGTAGCAGGCACAACAAATCCCATGCCATCCAATGGGTGTGTGATATCCTCACGGCGGAATGCCAAATTGACTGTTGCCGAGGAGGCGTAGGGGATTACTTTGAGTTTTGAGGTAAGCGGACTTGATAGATCCCCGATGAGTGCTGCTGTATGTGGGGCAGGAAGGGCAATGCAGAGAAGTTCGGTGTTTAGCATTTCCCCGTTAGCGAGTGAAACATGCCACCTGTTCCCATCGCTCGCTTGCTGAATACGTTCCACTTTCGCATTTAATCTGATACTGTTGGATACGGCTTGGGTAAGTGTATCTGTCAGTGTCTGCATTCCAGACTTAAACGAAAGAAAAAGGCTGTAGCGAGGTCCACTTGTGTCTCGACTCGTTTCGGACGCTTGTTTTTTCTGAGCGCGGAGTGCCTTGATAATGCTGCCGTGCGCCTTTTCCATTTCCAAGAATCTGGGGAACGTTGCCTTTAGGCTTAAATTTTCGGCATCTGAGGTATAAATACCTCCTATCATAGGTTGTGCCATCCGTGTGAAAGCTTCAGTGCCGAGGCGACGCCTGACGAAGTGTGCGACTGCTTCGTCTGTGTCCCGTCCTCTGCGGGGAATAATGAGGTCCAGCACCATTCGCAATTTGCCGCGCCAACTGAAGAGAGGCGTTTTTAAAAACGGCATGAACGCCCCTGGCGCCATCATGTAAAAACCTTCAGGGACAGGATGCAACGTCCCGTTCCGAATTATAAAACTTCGACGGACTTTTGGGTTGGTCCCAATGAATTGATCCGCAATACCAAGTTCTTCGCATAATGCCTTTGCCGCGGGTTTGGTGGAAATAAAGGCATCGGGCCCGTGTTCCATGAGAAATCCATCGCGGTGTTCAGTTTCAATGATACCACCGACACGTCCACTCGCTTCAAGGAGTGTAACGTCAAGCGGAATATCGCGTGCAGCAGCCTCGCGCTGCAAACGGTAGCAGGCGGCTAAACCTGTGATACCGCCTCCGATAACAATGGCATGTTTTCTACCCGAGTTTTCCGACATAAGGTTTCATTCAAGCAAAGTGCGTAAGTCCTCATTTATTTTTCTTGTGTGGCCTTTTCACAGACAAAGTCCGCTAACATCCCGATAAACTTAGGATGATCCCCGACCGTGCCTGCCCGAATGAAATCGATGCCACACGCTTCCGCGGTTTCTGCCGCCTCTATGTCCAAATCATAGAGCACCTCGACATGGTCGCAGAGGAAACCGATTGGTGAAGCGACGACGGTATCAACGCCCTCTTCCTTCCGGGCTTTAAGCCAATCATTGATATCGGGCTGTATCCACGGAATAGGGCTATTTTCCACCTCGCTCTGATATGCTAAACTGAATCGGGTTTTTCCAATTTGTTCAGCGACTGCCTCGCCTGTTTTTTCAAATTGTTGTGTATAGGGTGAAGTATTCGCCGCTGCCTGGGGGATAGCGTGCGCAGTGAAAACAAGTTCAGCGTGTGCTAACTTGTCGCCACATGCCGTTTCAATGATTTCAGCAATGGCACCAACGTAACCTGCGTGTGTGTACCACGGATCGAGATAATCAACAGTCGGTTTCTCACCATCCACTGCATCGATTCCTTTTTTTACGGTTTGTTGGTACCATTCCCAACTGACTGCAGATTGGTGGGGCGCCATGATAATTCCGAGTATTTTGCGGTGTCCTTTTTGTGCCATTTTCGCTATGACCTCTTTTAAATAGGGGTCCCAATGTCTGAATCCAGCGTAAACAGGCAAGGGTAGATCGCGGGCTTGCAGTGCGGTTTGTAGTGCGTCGGCTTGTTTAAAAGTCAATTCGTTGAATGGCGAAAATCCGCCCAATTTTACGTAGTGGGCTGAGATGTCTTTTACACGTTCCTTTTGAGATTCAGCCTCCCCAGCAATCCCTTCGACAAAACAGTAGGCTTCGCCGGGACACATATCTTTATTGTATTTTTGACAGCAGCCGGGTGTGGGTCCACCGAATGCCACGAGTAAGACGCTATCGTATTTCATTTTTGTTTCCTCCTATGCCATATTCGCTAACTGTGCTGGCATATACCTTGCATCAGCGGCGATCGCCTTCGCGAAAGCTTCACGAGCGAGTGCCTCGTCTCCATTGGTCCGATGTGCGAGTCCAATACAGAAGTAGGCTTGCGCGAGTTGTGTTCCTTCAATCCCAATGACGAGCGATTTATAGATGGACTCCAGTCCTGTCTTTGTTTCGTCGCCGTTGCGATAGGCAGAAAGGATGTGGTTGTACCCACGCAAAAGATATGCTGGCGCGTGATCAGGGTCCAATTCAAGTGCAATATTGAGTGCTTTTTTGGCTTCAGCGAAGAAGTCCCCCTTTTCAAGGACACTTGACACGGTGCGTGATGCTTGTGTGAGCAAATTTGCGTATTCCGTCCAAGCGTCGGGTAGATTCGGATATTGTTGGGTTGCGGTTTTTAAAATAGCAATTGCTAAACCAAAGTCATTACCTTCCGCGACCTCTTCGGCGGTTTCTCGGTAAGACTGAAAGTCTTCAAGTGCTTGTGTTTTTTGGTGAAGTTTTTCGGTATCCGCTGTCGGAATAGCCGAAGGTTTCAGATGTTGCCAACCCGGTTCTGGATCGTCGATTAACCCGCGATATACCCGCAAAATTGCATAACGGGGTGTTCCCCATACTTCAGCAATAGCGCGAATCCAGTCGGGTAAGTTGGCTTCCATTTCAGCGAGCAGTGTATTCAAGGACATGCCCCGTTCAACACGTTTTCGGACTTCTGTTAGGAAATAGGACTCAATCTCAAGCAAGCGGTCGATTTCGGTGTCACGCGCTAAGGGTCCGTGTCCCGGTAGGACAGATTTAGGTCCGTATGCCCGGAGCTCCGTAATTGTATTGATCCAATCGTGGTTCGCCATGAGTCCTTCATTCATAACGGGCTGTCCAAAGATGGGGAAACTCCCTGTCATAACGGTATCGCCAGAGACGATACAATCTTCCGCTGGAATTCTGATAGCAGTGGCATCGTCCGTTTCTGCCTTTCCCAAGTAAACGAGATGTAGCGGTTGATTCCCCAAATCGAGTTCAGTTTCATGTGTGAAGGTCTGTTGTGGTAGAAAAGGCGGATCGCCGAGTGTGAAGCCGCGGGAACGCAGAAATGCCTCCTGCCGTGGGGACCTATTCACCATGAAATCTTTGGTCATCTCGCGAGCGACAACCGTCGCTCCAGCGTCATGGAAAACAGTGTTTCCATTGGTATGATCCCAATGGTAATGTGTGTTAATTGCATACAGTATCGGTTTATCCGTAATAGTGCGGATGGCATCACGCAACCGTCGTGCCATCATTTGGTTGACTTGTGTATCAATTACCGCCACTCCTTTATCTCCAATGATAATAGAAGAATTTACAATATTACGAAAAAGATATACTCGCTCTGTCACTTCAACGAGCTGCCCGTATTGTCGTGGGGCAAAGGGATTTTCAAGGATGTTTTTCATTTTTTTAATTAAAAAGTTTTTGCGATGTGTACGAAATGCTTAACATTTTCAAATGGCGTATCTCTGTGTAGACCGTGACTCAAGTTCAAAATATGTCCAGTTTTTCCACCCTGTTTTAGACAGGTCTCAACGGCTTCGGTGATGTCTGCAGGTGTGCCATCGCGAAGAATGTCGTTATCGACGTTTCCTTGAAAGGCGACGGCACCGTTCGCGTTTGCTTTGGCTTTGCTAAGGTCTACACATTTTCCAATGCTTAGAACATTTGCCCCACTCTGATGCATTAAATCTATGTAACTACACTCTTTTGCGAACAGGATTCCTGGGGCTTCTGGATTGAGCTCGGCGAAAATCCGCTGATGATAAGGAAAAGCGAACTCTTTATATATCTGCCGCGGTAAGACATCGGCGATGGACTCGAACAGTTGCACTATTTGGACCCCCTCGCTGATTTGGTAGTTCAAGTAGTTAATAGTCATATTGGTCAACTTGTTTAGCAGCCGATGTAGGAGGTCAGGTGCTTCCTCCATCATTTGAAAGACCGGTGCTGCTTTTTCAGACGCTCCCGAACCTCGTTTGATCGGACTTTCCCCTGCAATGAGGAAAAAAGCAAGCGTCAAAGGTGCCCCGGCGAAACCGATAAGGGGCAGTTCCTCATTCAAGGTTTCGCGTAGGTTGCGAATGACTTTTCCTGTGAACGCCAATTGTGTAGGGGGTTCATCAACGGGTCGAAGTGCGTCTATTTGTGCTTGTGTGCGGATCGGTGGGTTTAAAATGGGTCCTGGATGGAATCGGAAATGTGCGCCCATGGGGGCGAGAGGGGTAAGAATGTCTTTGTAGACAATGATGGCATCAACACCGATACGTTTGGGCAGCAGCGATATTTTGACTGCCGATTCGACCTCCGTTTGGGACATCGGTGCAGGGCAGGTTCGAAAGAGGCGTTCCAATGGGAGATTAAGCTCACGTCGAATCTGTCGGTAAACGGGATCTGATCTGCCTGCTTGCCGCATCATCCACACTGGGACACGCTCCACAGGCAGACATCTCGATGCGCGAAGAAGTAAGTCATTTTTTAATTGTCGTTTCATACGGGTTGGAATTACCTCTTTAGCGTGTTTTTAGATCGCCCCACATCGTTGCCAATTTATCTGTAGGTTCCACCGGAGCGACCCCCAGAACTTTGCCGACTCCTTCTTCCATGAGTGTTTTAATATCCGCCTCACTCAAGGCATCGCTGAACATAGCTACATCGTCGATGATGCCTTTGAAATATCCGCCGTCACATCCGTGGCCTGCCGGGCAGAGTCCACTTCCGATGAGTAAGCCTTTTTCAGGTTCACCGACCTTATTCGGTCCCTTTGCTTTAAATGCGCCATCGATGTAGAGTTCGTATTCAGTGCCGTTGTAGATACCGGCGACAAAATACCATTCTTCTGGTTTATCGACGGGTGTGTTCGCGGCGGCACAACCGGCTTGGCAGCTTTTGAACTCAAAGTTGCCGTCGTTCCACAATTCAAACCACCAATTCGCGCCGCCACCGTCCCCCGGGTTCCCGTTTGCAATGATGAGCGTAGCTGATCCCTTACCGGCTGGATTGTTACCGCCAACAGCCGTCGGATGCATCCAGAAGGTGACTGTGAATACCTCCGGATTGAACAGAAGTGATGGAGCGATTTCAACGTAATCATCCTTTCCATCGAAGATGACGGCTTTCCCGAACTGTCCGTCTTCCCATTTCGTGCCTTCTTTGAGTTCACCATCGTTGTCGTTCCCGGACAAATCTTCGGCAATTTTTCCACTCCCTTCATCGAAGAGCCAGATTCCCACAACCGTCTTTGGATCAATTTTGGCGTTGCTTGTCGTAGCACAATATAGGGTGAGGAATACGACTCCAAAGCCTACAAGCATCCTGCACCCCTCGGATTTGTCAACAAGGCATCTTACGAGAGAATTCATTGTGAAAGGTCCCCCTTCTGGTGTCGCTCAAGAAACTGCCTGAGTTTGGCAAAACTTTTTACGTTTTTCATGATTCTGCCGCTTTCCCGTTCTTCGAGATAGAGAAAAAAGCCCATAAAATAGAGGCTCACTAAAAACAGCAGAAATCCTATGAAACACTGTGCGATTGCCCAGTAGTTTGGTTTTAAACTGAGGTAAGGGGTGACAGCGCCAGTGTCGGTCTTTGCGTCGGTTGCGTCTTGCTGAGGCCATTCCACCGAAACGAAGCCACTCCACCCAGTTATTCCAAGAGATAAGAAAGCGATTGAAAGGACAAAAAGGATGAAAAATGGGATGCCCATATTCTTTACAAGTTAAGCAGAAACTTTTATCAAGCCCTTCGTACAACCGTCTTCACGATTGCGGACCTTTGTTATCCCTTCAACAAGTGATTCAAGCGGGAATTCGTGGCTGATGATTTGGTCCATATTGACATCGCCACTCGAAATGAGCTGCACTGCCTCTTCCCACGTATCAGGTGCCAACCAAGAGAACCTGATGGTTTTGTCCATAAGAATCGTATCAAGGATGGGAACCTGCATTACATCCGTATCGCCAGGCAGTCCAAAGATAACGACAGTTGCGTGTCTACCTGTAACTTCTAAGGCGGTATGGATCGCGTCAAGTGAGCTGGTCGCTGTAATTGCACGATCTGCCAATTCGCCATCGTTGAGTTCCTGAATCAGAGTACCTAAGTCTTCTACATAGTGCGGGGAGTTGGTATCACTAACGTTGACGACTACGTCAGCTCCGAGTGCCTTACCGCAATCCAAACGATAATCACGGGTTCCGACAAGGAGGACGTTCTTCAAGCCGCGGCTTTTTAGGACTTGCACCATCATCAAACCGATAGGACCGGGTCCGAAGACGACGGCGGTTTGACCTTCTTCGGCGTTAAGATTGTTGACGGCATAGAGTCCACATGCGAGCGGCTCTGTGAGTGCACCTTGGTCATAGGTCACGTTATCGGGTAACTTGACTGTCCATCGATAATCTGAGACTGCATATTCCGCGAAGCCTCCATCAACACCTACACCTAAGACGCGTTTTTCGGGACACAAGTTGGACAATCCTTTCTGACTCCAGAAGGAATCTGGATTAGATTGAACAGGATTGACGACAACTCGATCTCCTACTTTGAATCCACCTGTTTTTCCTGCTTCGCTGCCAACCTCGACGACTTCACCGGTAAATTCGTGTCCAAGGATAAGTGGTCCTTTCCCGTCGTCGGTTTCAAGCGAACTATTGCCGAAATAATATGCTACGTCCGAACCACAGATACCTACCGAACGGACCTGGACGAGTAGGTCATTGTCACCGGCTGCTGGCACGGGCCGATCTTCGAGGCTCATTGATTCGGGTTCATAGAAAATTTGGGATTGCATTATCCTTCTCCTTAAGTTTTTAGTGAATACAGTAATTTTAGCATATCCGAAATTTAAATTACAATTTTTAATTTTTCCTTGCGGAGGAACGAAGTGGGTTTGGACTTTTAGATGCCTTTCTTATATCCGCTTGCGTGTTTTTGCTTGGGGTTTTTGATAGGGTGTTTCTGCGTATTTCTGCGTATTTCCGCGTATTGTTGCAAGCTACGGGTTTGAGAGTTCAAAAGGTAAATCGCATTTCCAGAAATAGCAGCCGACTGCAGAACTCACCGAGAAGCACTGTGATGATGGCAATAAAGAGGAAACCGGTCGCAGCTCGTGTCGCACCAAGCACATCACGGGCAACAGATTTCGGACGTAAGCAGTCCCACGTAATGAAGTAGAGGAACAACGTGCCAGCGATCCCTATGAGTACCCGCATGCTGAAGATGATCTGATAAAAGAGGTTAAAAGATACGGTATCTGTGGATTGCTGTCTGAAAAAGAGGTTCAAGCAGAGGAGCAGTGTCACACCGGAAAGTGTGCAGAGTAGGACAGTATTAAACCGTTTCAGATAAACCACAGGCAAATCAGGGACCACGAGGTACCAATGCCCAAACCACATCCCGCTGTGGACTGCCCCGAGTAGTGCAGCCGCCATCAAGAATTGAAGTGATAACAAAAACATTTCGCCCGGAAGTTGTATGATTTGAAGATACCGCTGGGTACTCAAAATCAACCACACCCCACCGGAGATAAGTCCACTCAAGAAGAGGAACCTTGTAAGGAGTGGCGTTTTGAACCACCAACTCAGTGTGTAGACGAGGACAATGAAAACGAAACAGATAACAGAAATGGACTCGGGATTCTGCCAATATCCGAAGAAGTTACGAAATGTGACGGGCTGCTGATGAAGCACAAGGTTTGCACATCGCGATAATCCGCTTACGAGCAGATAGATACTCCCCATTAAACGGTAGAAATTCGGACCCACTAATCCTGTAGGGACTAAGAGGAGGAGCGCAAACCCACCCACTGCCAGTTGGCTGAAAACAAGATAGAAGACATCAAGGATACTAAACATCCGATGAAGGTCCTATTCCTAATGAAGATAAAGAAATAAATCGGGTAATTACTACGAACAGGGTCGCTTGTAATCGTGCTACTTATAGCACGTTTGGAAGTCCCTGATAAAATCATCAAGTTTCGTCAAAAAACGGTAACCCATTACAGTTCGCCGTAGAGCGATGAATTGGAGCATCGCTATGCTCAAGAACCATAATGGGTTTACCTGTCGTGCGCGATTTAAACGCGCGCTGTCTGTGATGTAAGACGGCATACTTCCGTCTATATGATTTCGACTTCGGCACCGAGAGCTTCGAGT from Candidatus Poribacteria bacterium carries:
- the hemG gene encoding protoporphyrinogen oxidase; this translates as MSENSGRKHAIVIGGGITGLAACYRLQREAAARDIPLDVTLLEASGRVGGIIETEHRDGFLMEHGPDAFISTKPAAKALCEELGIADQFIGTNPKVRRSFIIRNGTLHPVPEGFYMMAPGAFMPFLKTPLFSWRGKLRMVLDLIIPRRGRDTDEAVAHFVRRRLGTEAFTRMAQPMIGGIYTSDAENLSLKATFPRFLEMEKAHGSIIKALRAQKKQASETSRDTSGPRYSLFLSFKSGMQTLTDTLTQAVSNSIRLNAKVERIQQASDGNRWHVSLANGEMLNTELLCIALPAPHTAALIGDLSSPLTSKLKVIPYASSATVNLAFRREDITHPLDGMGFVVPATENLSLIGCSFSSVKFENRAPTDHVLLRAFVGEPTSRKTEIELIELCQADLTPLLGLKNAPRFADVTKHAQAMAQYQVGHQEVVSSIEQFASALPGLALAGNGYHGVGIPDCIQSGEAAALTLLNAL
- a CDS encoding MBL fold metallo-hydrolase, with protein sequence MKNILENPFAPRQYGQLVEVTERVYLFRNIVNSSIIIGDKGVAVIDTQVNQMMARRLRDAIRTITDKPILYAINTHYHWDHTNGNTVFHDAGATVVAREMTKDFMVNRSPRQEAFLRSRGFTLGDPPFLPQQTFTHETELDLGNQPLHLVYLGKAETDDATAIRIPAEDCIVSGDTVMTGSFPIFGQPVMNEGLMANHDWINTITELRAYGPKSVLPGHGPLARDTEIDRLLEIESYFLTEVRKRVERGMSLNTLLAEMEANLPDWIRAIAEVWGTPRYAILRVYRGLIDDPEPGWQHLKPSAIPTADTEKLHQKTQALEDFQSYRETAEEVAEGNDFGLAIAILKTATQQYPNLPDAWTEYANLLTQASRTVSSVLEKGDFFAEAKKALNIALELDPDHAPAYLLRGYNHILSAYRNGDETKTGLESIYKSLVIGIEGTQLAQAYFCIGLAHRTNGDEALAREAFAKAIAADARYMPAQLANMA
- the hemH gene encoding ferrochelatase; this encodes MKYDSVLLVAFGGPTPGCCQKYNKDMCPGEAYCFVEGIAGEAESQKERVKDISAHYVKLGGFSPFNELTFKQADALQTALQARDLPLPVYAGFRHWDPYLKEVIAKMAQKGHRKILGIIMAPHQSAVSWEWYQQTVKKGIDAVDGEKPTVDYLDPWYTHAGYVGAIAEIIETACGDKLAHAELVFTAHAIPQAAANTSPYTQQFEKTGEAVAEQIGKTRFSLAYQSEVENSPIPWIQPDINDWLKARKEEGVDTVVASPIGFLCDHVEVLYDLDIEAAETAEACGIDFIRAGTVGDHPKFIGMLADFVCEKATQEK
- a CDS encoding phytanoyl-CoA dioxygenase family protein, which encodes MLTESEKNQLDQHGFLLLESLIPPDTTTELREYALSLAVAEQEAGKGHSYLANDSAQRVWNLVDKGEIFEEAIQHPKMLAAMEYLLGADCTLSSFTVNVLYPSAPDAGLHIDYPLSGLPTPRPNFPMVANSVWFLDDWTLENGATSCVPGSHRRLEALPEPGVAYDDALQICGPRGSVLIVNGAIWHGSSENRTNESRVGLLGFFCRSMLKPQQAHLELVSDEVISRATPTLKRLLGFDSLPNTND
- a CDS encoding uroporphyrinogen decarboxylase, producing MKRQLKNDLLLRASRCLPVERVPVWMMRQAGRSDPVYRQIRRELNLPLERLFRTCPAPMSQTEVESAVKISLLPKRIGVDAIIVYKDILTPLAPMGAHFRFHPGPILNPPIRTQAQIDALRPVDEPPTQLAFTGKVIRNLRETLNEELPLIGFAGAPLTLAFFLIAGESPIKRGSGASEKAAPVFQMMEEAPDLLHRLLNKLTNMTINYLNYQISEGVQIVQLFESIADVLPRQIYKEFAFPYHQRIFAELNPEAPGILFAKECSYIDLMHQSGANVLSIGKCVDLSKAKANANGAVAFQGNVDNDILRDGTPADITEAVETCLKQGGKTGHILNLSHGLHRDTPFENVKHFVHIAKTF
- a CDS encoding alcohol dehydrogenase catalytic domain-containing protein, producing the protein MQSQIFYEPESMSLEDRPVPAAGDNDLLVQVRSVGICGSDVAYYFGNSSLETDDGKGPLILGHEFTGEVVEVGSEAGKTGGFKVGDRVVVNPVQSNPDSFWSQKGLSNLCPEKRVLGVGVDGGFAEYAVSDYRWTVKLPDNVTYDQGALTEPLACGLYAVNNLNAEEGQTAVVFGPGPIGLMMVQVLKSRGLKNVLLVGTRDYRLDCGKALGADVVVNVSDTNSPHYVEDLGTLIQELNDGELADRAITATSSLDAIHTALEVTGRHATVVIFGLPGDTDVMQVPILDTILMDKTIRFSWLAPDTWEEAVQLISSGDVNMDQIISHEFPLESLVEGITKVRNREDGCTKGLIKVSA
- a CDS encoding LamG domain-containing protein, producing MNSLVRCLVDKSEGCRMLVGFGVVFLTLYCATTSNAKIDPKTVVGIWLFDEGSGKIAEDLSGNDNDGELKEGTKWEDGQFGKAVIFDGKDDYVEIAPSLLFNPEVFTVTFWMHPTAVGGNNPAGKGSATLIIANGNPGDGGGANWWFELWNDGNFEFKSCQAGCAAANTPVDKPEEWYFVAGIYNGTEYELYIDGAFKAKGPNKVGEPEKGLLIGSGLCPAGHGCDGGYFKGIIDDVAMFSDALSEADIKTLMEEGVGKVLGVAPVEPTDKLATMWGDLKTR